In one Caloranaerobacter sp. TR13 genomic region, the following are encoded:
- a CDS encoding single-stranded DNA-binding protein: protein MVDKVIQTNSVTIVGKIVSELEFSHQMYGEGFYTFYIEVPRLSENSDVLPVTISERLFVGIELKPGVELVIEGQLRSYNRYSDGSNRLLLTVFARDIYLPHDEEELLELRRKPNEIFLDGYICKQPVYRTTPFGREITDLLVAVNRPYNKSDYIPCIAWGRNARFSEKLRVGDHVRLWGRIQSREYQKKLPDGEVLNKVAYEVSISKMEYLKDENNREGKLKAESV, encoded by the coding sequence ATGGTTGATAAGGTTATTCAAACCAATTCAGTTACAATTGTTGGAAAAATAGTTAGTGAACTTGAATTTAGTCATCAAATGTATGGAGAAGGATTTTATACTTTTTATATTGAAGTTCCTAGACTAAGTGAAAATTCAGATGTATTACCAGTTACTATCTCTGAAAGGCTTTTTGTTGGTATAGAGTTAAAACCAGGTGTAGAACTTGTAATTGAAGGGCAATTAAGGTCTTATAATAGGTATTCAGATGGAAGCAACAGACTTTTATTAACAGTTTTTGCAAGAGATATTTACTTGCCTCATGATGAGGAAGAACTTTTAGAACTTAGACGTAAGCCAAATGAAATTTTCTTAGATGGTTATATTTGTAAACAGCCTGTATATAGGACTACACCATTTGGTAGAGAAATCACAGATTTACTTGTTGCGGTAAATAGACCTTATAACAAATCAGATTACATACCTTGTATTGCTTGGGGGAGAAATGCAAGGTTCTCTGAAAAGTTAAGAGTTGGCGATCATGTTAGATTATGGGGAAGAATTCAGAGTAGAGAATATCAAAAGAAGCTTCCTGATGGTGAAGTGCTAAATAAAGTTGCATATGAAGTTTCTATATCAAAGATGGAGTATTTAAAAGATGAAAATAATAGAGAAGGCAAATTAAAAGCTGAATCAGTTTAG
- a CDS encoding Na/Pi cotransporter family protein, giving the protein MKLLKEIHYIIILLSICAGLLLFLLGIKIISTSFEKIVSKKLKIKLYKLTNNKILGVLLGVIITGLLQSSSATTLLVISLVHSNLISIYNAVPIIMGANIGTTITSQIVAIDIKKYAVYLLLAGITTMPLLKKDSTKIISKLLIGISLIFLGIDIISNSIALTNSTKKLSLLIQNIGANDILGIFSGFLITTIIHSSSTGIAILQIMASSHIISVRTSIPIILGQNIGTCIDALIGSLVTNRAGKQAAFVHIIFNISGVIIFYYFINYLYNFVSLISPDNPSRQIANAHTLFNIITTLLLLPFSSTLVNISKKLIKE; this is encoded by the coding sequence ATGAAGTTATTGAAAGAAATACATTATATAATAATTTTATTAAGTATTTGTGCAGGTCTCTTATTATTTCTTTTAGGCATAAAAATAATTTCTACTTCATTTGAAAAAATAGTCTCAAAAAAGCTTAAGATTAAACTATATAAATTAACAAATAATAAAATACTTGGCGTATTACTAGGAGTAATAATAACTGGACTACTTCAAAGTAGTAGTGCTACAACTTTATTAGTCATTAGTCTTGTACACAGTAATCTAATAAGCATTTATAATGCTGTACCTATAATTATGGGAGCAAATATTGGTACTACTATAACATCACAAATCGTTGCAATAGATATTAAAAAATACGCAGTATATCTTTTATTGGCTGGAATTACTACTATGCCTTTATTAAAAAAAGATTCGACTAAAATAATTTCCAAACTATTAATAGGAATTTCTTTGATATTTCTAGGTATAGACATTATTTCAAATAGCATAGCTTTAACAAATAGTACAAAAAAACTTTCTTTATTAATACAAAATATTGGTGCTAATGATATTTTAGGTATATTCTCAGGATTTCTTATAACAACAATTATTCACAGTAGCAGTACCGGAATTGCTATACTTCAAATTATGGCATCATCTCACATTATTTCAGTCAGAACTTCTATTCCTATTATACTAGGACAAAATATAGGTACCTGTATAGATGCTTTAATAGGAAGTTTAGTAACTAATCGTGCTGGCAAACAGGCTGCTTTTGTCCATATAATATTCAACATAAGTGGAGTTATTATCTTTTATTATTTTATAAATTATCTTTATAACTTTGTAAGTCTAATTTCACCAGATAATCCTTCGAGACAAATCGCAAATGCTCATACACTTTTTAATATAATAACTACATTACTGCTCTTACCTTTTTCATCAACCCTTGTAAATATATCAAAAAAATTAATAAAGGAGTAA
- a CDS encoding M20 family metallopeptidase, giving the protein MSNRLNVIGEEMKAIRRELHKIPETGLNEHKTSNYIIEKLEKYGYIIEKVAGTGIVAYKKGRVFKKAIAFRADMDGLRVNEQTGVNYSSNENGMMHACGHDGHMAILLGLASYLSDFELERDIILLFQPAEEGPGGAEIIVNEGILEKYNVEYIFGLHILPDLEQGKIGITPGPMMAQTGEFDIKITSKGGHGAMPHTAIDSIYVASQLVSSYQSIISRNIEPIEGCVLTIGKIEGGKARNIIADNVRLEGTIRAFNTEVYNKIKKRMVEINFGLEKMFNVNICMEIRDMYPPVVNDYKLFEIIKDLFKDEIKIIKPMMISEDFSYYQREIPGLFFMLGSRNERKGFIHPLHSCYFNFDEEILKIGLDTYLKICKYFGVISDY; this is encoded by the coding sequence ATGTCAAATAGATTAAATGTAATTGGTGAAGAAATGAAAGCAATAAGGAGAGAGCTACACAAAATACCAGAGACTGGACTTAATGAGCATAAAACTTCTAATTATATAATAGAAAAGCTTGAAAAATATGGATATATTATCGAAAAAGTTGCTGGAACTGGTATAGTAGCTTATAAAAAAGGGAGAGTTTTTAAAAAAGCAATAGCATTTAGAGCAGATATGGATGGGCTAAGAGTTAATGAACAAACAGGTGTGAATTATTCTTCAAATGAAAATGGAATGATGCATGCTTGCGGCCATGATGGCCATATGGCAATTTTGTTGGGATTAGCAAGTTATTTATCAGATTTTGAACTTGAAAGAGATATAATACTTTTATTTCAGCCAGCTGAAGAGGGACCGGGAGGAGCTGAAATAATTGTAAATGAAGGTATTTTAGAAAAATACAATGTAGAATATATTTTTGGGCTTCATATATTACCAGATTTAGAGCAAGGAAAAATAGGAATAACTCCAGGACCAATGATGGCACAAACTGGAGAGTTTGATATTAAGATTACATCTAAGGGTGGACATGGAGCGATGCCACATACAGCTATAGATAGCATATATGTTGCTTCTCAATTAGTAAGTAGCTATCAAAGTATAATTAGTAGGAATATTGAACCTATTGAAGGATGTGTGTTGACGATAGGTAAAATTGAAGGTGGAAAAGCAAGAAATATTATTGCTGATAATGTAAGACTGGAAGGTACAATAAGAGCATTTAATACAGAAGTATATAATAAAATTAAAAAGAGAATGGTAGAAATTAATTTTGGACTAGAAAAAATGTTTAATGTTAATATTTGTATGGAAATAAGGGATATGTATCCGCCAGTCGTAAATGACTATAAACTATTTGAGATTATTAAGGATTTATTTAAGGATGAAATTAAAATAATTAAACCTATGATGATTTCTGAAGACTTTTCATATTATCAAAGAGAAATACCAGGTCTTTTCTTTATGTTGGGTTCAAGAAATGAAAGAAAAGGATTCATACATCCTTTACACAGTTGTTATTTTAATTTTGATGAGGAGATTTTAAAAATAGGATTAGATACTTATTTGAAAATATGCAAATATTTTGGTGTTATAAGTGATTATTAA
- the pdaB gene encoding polysaccharide deacetylase family sporulation protein PdaB, whose translation MKIFLLDKNKIIKIILVTFLVISSLVYTNIDQDEIISVFSVKRELPIYSVDTNEMKISISFDAAWGDQYTKQILDILDQYSVKTTFFLVGFWVDRYPDMVKEIARRGHEIGNHSTNHPHMTKLSQTQIVEELKKTEDKIKKITGQRTILFRPPFGDYNDRLIRICRDNGYYVIQWDVDSLDWKELGVEPVVDRVLRNVKKGSIVLFHNNAKYVTKYLPIIIEKLQAKGYKIVPISELIYKEGYYIDNTGRQMKRKK comes from the coding sequence TTGAAAATATTTTTGCTAGATAAAAATAAAATAATAAAAATAATTTTAGTTACATTTTTAGTTATAAGTTCATTGGTTTATACAAATATTGATCAAGATGAAATAATTAGTGTATTTTCGGTAAAACGGGAGCTTCCTATTTATTCTGTTGATACTAATGAAATGAAAATATCAATAAGTTTTGATGCGGCATGGGGAGATCAGTATACAAAGCAAATTTTGGATATACTAGATCAATACAGTGTAAAAACTACATTTTTTCTTGTCGGATTTTGGGTTGATAGATATCCTGATATGGTTAAGGAAATAGCTAGAAGAGGACATGAGATAGGCAATCATTCTACAAATCATCCTCATATGACAAAGTTGAGTCAAACTCAGATTGTTGAAGAATTGAAGAAAACAGAGGATAAAATAAAAAAAATTACAGGACAGCGAACTATTCTTTTTAGACCTCCATTTGGTGATTATAATGATAGACTTATTAGAATTTGCAGAGATAATGGATATTATGTGATTCAATGGGATGTTGATTCTTTAGATTGGAAAGAATTAGGTGTTGAACCAGTAGTAGATCGCGTCTTAAGAAATGTAAAGAAAGGCTCTATAGTATTGTTTCATAATAATGCTAAGTATGTTACTAAGTATCTACCGATTATAATAGAGAAACTTCAAGCTAAAGGATACAAAATAGTGCCAATTTCAGAATTAATCTATAAAGAGGGTTATTATATAGATAATACTGGGAGACAGATGAAAAGAAAAAAATAA
- a CDS encoding small, acid-soluble spore protein, alpha/beta type, producing the protein MKNNKISENARKAFDNFKEEIAKEMGIDTTKAGKNVVKKIKENFEKRFSNLGRS; encoded by the coding sequence ATGAAAAATAATAAAATCTCCGAAAATGCAAGAAAAGCTTTTGATAATTTCAAAGAAGAAATTGCAAAAGAAATGGGAATTGATACCACTAAAGCAGGCAAAAATGTAGTAAAAAAAATTAAGGAGAATTTTGAAAAACGCTTTTCTAACTTAGGAAGATCATAA
- a CDS encoding N-6 DNA methylase has product MKKLIKILEKTLDFYNGKIDEDLLEDMILNSLILLILEGLNAERLFLKEPEIKNIKNYDIYKILKKDITKEIIKSDYVLPMAYEYIISRKEKKEMYGIYYTPEWLVNYMVDRAITQYIEQRDNVDDLKILEPACGSGMFLLYIFDVFYKWYKKKSNLSSLEIVKRIVENIIYGIDIDEKGIYLCKISLQIKVYKLIGEKIDFDFNLYDADFLKSNYIDNYKFSYIIGNPPYLENRRINKYYNKDYLKNNFLTAVGRFDIYSLFIEKAITMLLDDGILAFITPGNILSNNNFTPIRKIILDKTEINEIVNLGSNIFDKVDMNMAIIFIKKSQKSLKTNKILCKNLKNSFDIKKDIFKNDYKIVKQLYYYNNLNYVFDIESSKEVFELRQRIYNTNLYKINDLCEIVAGIATGNIRNKLLTYDANKKGARKVLTGKDIKSYYYNWSGLYVITDKSIINKKMGEYATFMREEFVLNPKILIRQTADRFICTYDEQKYYILNTLYSLIVREQYRKDVLIKFILALLNSKLYSFLYRSLVMEEGKLFPQLKIFHIQQSPFKLVSLSKQEEYVLLIDKIISLKKQLFENTYSEYDRYIKQIEIEYLVYKLDRLVYNLFKLSNSEIEEIERKMEKSPLIYSESNSININNALKELNKCNDIIKISKKFKIHPLVLLNRIFL; this is encoded by the coding sequence ATGAAAAAGTTAATTAAAATACTAGAGAAAACACTGGATTTTTATAATGGGAAGATAGATGAAGATTTGTTAGAGGATATGATTTTAAATTCATTAATATTACTTATTTTAGAAGGATTAAATGCTGAAAGACTATTTTTAAAAGAACCAGAAATTAAAAATATAAAGAATTATGATATATATAAAATATTGAAAAAAGACATAACAAAGGAAATTATTAAAAGTGATTATGTCTTACCAATGGCTTATGAGTATATCATAAGTAGAAAAGAGAAAAAAGAGATGTATGGTATATATTATACTCCTGAATGGCTTGTTAATTATATGGTTGACAGAGCTATTACACAATATATAGAACAAAGAGACAATGTAGATGATTTAAAAATTCTTGAACCAGCATGTGGAAGTGGAATGTTTCTTTTATATATTTTTGATGTATTTTATAAGTGGTATAAGAAGAAATCTAATCTGTCGAGTTTAGAGATTGTTAAAAGAATTGTAGAAAACATTATATATGGAATTGATATTGATGAAAAAGGTATATATTTATGTAAAATCAGTTTACAAATTAAAGTTTATAAATTAATAGGTGAGAAAATAGATTTTGATTTTAATTTATATGATGCTGATTTCCTAAAAAGTAATTATATTGATAACTATAAATTTAGTTATATTATAGGTAATCCACCTTATTTAGAAAATAGAAGAATAAATAAATACTATAACAAAGATTATTTAAAAAACAATTTTTTAACAGCAGTTGGACGATTTGATATATATTCACTTTTCATAGAGAAAGCTATAACAATGCTTTTGGATGATGGAATTTTAGCTTTTATAACTCCAGGTAATATATTGTCTAATAACAATTTTACACCTATAAGAAAAATAATACTTGATAAAACTGAAATTAATGAAATTGTCAATCTCGGAAGTAATATTTTTGACAAAGTAGATATGAATATGGCGATTATTTTTATCAAGAAAAGTCAGAAAAGTTTGAAAACAAATAAAATTCTTTGCAAAAATCTAAAAAATAGTTTTGATATAAAAAAAGATATATTTAAAAATGATTATAAAATAGTAAAACAATTGTATTATTATAATAATCTTAATTATGTATTTGATATTGAATCGTCTAAAGAAGTATTTGAACTAAGACAAAGAATTTATAATACAAATCTTTATAAAATAAACGATTTATGTGAAATTGTTGCAGGAATTGCTACAGGCAATATAAGAAATAAGTTGTTAACTTATGATGCAAATAAGAAAGGTGCTAGAAAAGTTTTAACAGGAAAAGATATTAAGTCATATTATTATAACTGGTCTGGACTTTATGTAATAACGGATAAATCAATAATTAATAAAAAAATGGGAGAATATGCTACATTCATGAGAGAAGAATTTGTGCTTAACCCTAAAATACTGATTAGGCAAACGGCTGATAGATTCATATGTACATACGATGAACAAAAATATTATATTTTAAATACATTATATTCATTGATAGTTAGGGAACAATATAGGAAAGATGTACTTATAAAGTTTATATTAGCTTTATTAAATTCAAAGCTGTATAGTTTTCTCTATAGGTCGCTAGTAATGGAAGAAGGTAAATTATTTCCACAGCTTAAGATATTCCATATTCAACAAAGTCCTTTTAAATTGGTTTCATTGTCTAAACAAGAAGAGTATGTTTTATTGATAGATAAGATAATTTCATTAAAAAAACAGTTATTTGAAAATACCTACAGTGAGTATGACAGATATATAAAACAGATAGAGATTGAATATTTAGTATATAAGTTAGATAGATTAGTATATAATTTATTTAAATTATCAAATTCAGAAATTGAAGAAATAGAAAGAAAAATGGAGAAATCTCCATTAATTTACAGCGAAAGCAATTCAATTAATATTAATAATGCATTGAAAGAATTAAATAAATGTAATGATATAATAAAAATATCAAAAAAATTCAAGATACATCCTTTAGTTTTACTTAACAGAATATTTCTTTAA
- a CDS encoding Mur ligase family protein yields MTTDKINIKDTINDLKEAKEGYYNFIYENMFFIGVTGMQSKTTISLIEHILKYAGLKTGVISSNGIKFCSELIHNVLNKMTKNGVQVVIVEVSSDTLDYNKIYDLKFDIAVHTSIENEYSGCFRKSEDSFKIQKKLFYELDKDKIAIINIDDSDALKLIEGNNKALVVTYGLNNKASLTASSISIKDCINLFVCLQRSLTTVQGLDIDTFEFPVTLKLLGEHNIYNALASIAVALCLNVSIETIKKSLILFNGIE; encoded by the coding sequence ATGACAACTGATAAGATAAATATAAAAGATACGATAAATGATTTGAAAGAAGCTAAGGAAGGTTACTATAATTTTATTTATGAAAATATGTTCTTTATAGGAGTTACAGGAATGCAAAGTAAAACAACTATTAGTTTAATTGAACATATTTTAAAATATGCAGGGCTTAAAACGGGAGTAATTAGTTCGAATGGTATAAAGTTTTGCAGTGAATTGATACATAATGTTTTAAACAAAATGACCAAAAATGGAGTTCAAGTTGTTATTGTGGAAGTTTCTTCTGATACATTAGATTATAATAAAATATATGATTTGAAATTTGATATTGCAGTGCATACAAGTATTGAAAATGAATATTCAGGTTGTTTTAGAAAGAGTGAAGATTCTTTTAAAATACAGAAAAAACTATTTTATGAGCTTGATAAAGATAAAATAGCTATAATTAACATAGATGATAGTGATGCTTTGAAATTAATAGAAGGTAATAATAAAGCTTTAGTTGTTACATATGGTTTGAATAATAAAGCGAGTTTAACGGCTTCTAGTATTTCAATAAAGGATTGCATTAATCTTTTCGTTTGCTTACAAAGAAGTCTTACTACGGTTCAAGGGTTAGACATAGATACATTTGAGTTTCCTGTTACTTTAAAACTTTTAGGAGAACATAATATTTACAATGCTCTAGCATCAATAGCAGTAGCTTTATGTTTGAATGTAAGTATTGAAACAATAAAAAAGTCTCTTATTTTGTTTAATGGTATAGAATAA
- the dapA gene encoding 4-hydroxy-tetrahydrodipicolinate synthase: MTLFTGSGVALVTPYKNGQIDFDKLGELIEWHIDNHTDAIIICGTTGEASTMTDEEQKQTIKFAVEKVNKRIPVIAGTGSNNTKHAIELSIYAEKVGADGLLIVTPYYNKTTQEGLIKHYLTIADEVNIPIIVYNVPGRTGLNIKPNTLAKLSEHPNIKAVKEASGNISQVAEIARLCPEDFYIYSGNDDMVVPLLSLGGKGVISVVANILPKDTHDMVMYYLNGDIDNARKLQLKMKGLIDALFIETNPIPVKTAMNLLGMDVGELRLPLTTMSEDNLQKLIKEMKNYGLSPRR; the protein is encoded by the coding sequence ATGACTTTATTCACAGGCTCTGGTGTTGCTTTAGTTACACCTTATAAAAATGGCCAGATTGATTTTGACAAACTTGGTGAGTTAATAGAATGGCATATTGACAACCATACAGATGCAATAATTATATGCGGTACTACAGGAGAAGCTTCAACTATGACTGATGAAGAACAAAAACAGACAATAAAATTCGCAGTTGAAAAAGTTAATAAAAGAATACCTGTTATAGCTGGTACAGGCAGCAATAATACTAAACATGCAATCGAACTTAGTATTTATGCTGAAAAGGTTGGAGCAGATGGACTTTTAATTGTCACTCCATATTATAATAAAACTACACAAGAAGGTTTAATCAAGCATTACTTAACTATTGCCGATGAAGTTAATATTCCTATCATTGTATATAATGTTCCAGGTAGAACTGGTTTAAACATTAAACCAAATACATTAGCTAAGCTTTCAGAACATCCAAATATTAAAGCTGTAAAAGAAGCTAGCGGCAATATAAGTCAAGTTGCAGAAATAGCTAGATTATGTCCTGAAGATTTCTATATTTATTCTGGAAATGATGATATGGTAGTACCTTTACTATCTCTTGGAGGAAAAGGAGTAATTTCTGTAGTAGCTAACATCTTACCTAAAGATACTCACGATATGGTTATGTATTACCTTAATGGAGATATCGATAACGCAAGAAAACTTCAGCTAAAAATGAAAGGATTAATAGATGCATTATTTATAGAAACGAACCCAATACCAGTTAAAACTGCAATGAATCTTCTAGGAATGGATGTAGGTGAATTAAGATTACCACTTACTACTATGTCTGAAGACAATCTACAAAAACTAATCAAAGAAATGAAAAACTACGGTCTATCTCCAAGGAGGTAA
- a CDS encoding aspartate-semialdehyde dehydrogenase, whose product MKKLNIAIVGATGMVGRTFIKILEERNFPVKNLYLFASSKSKGTKLKFRDKEYTVQELTKDSFNDNIDIALFSAGSEVSKNFAPIAKEKGVIVVDNSSAWRMHKEVPLIVPEVNPNDISWHQGIIANPNCSTIQCVVPLKPLHDAFKIKRIVYSTYQAVSGSGLGGIKDLDMGLEGKKPKKYPHPIAFNCLPHIDVFLENGYTKEEIKMIEETKKILNDYNLKITATTVRIPVRYGHSVSVNLEFENSFKLDEIYEILREAKGVIIQDDVNNNVYPMPINAEGTDEVYVGRIRRDFSVENGINLWVVADNIRKGAATNTVQIAELLINQL is encoded by the coding sequence ATGAAAAAACTTAACATTGCCATAGTAGGCGCAACAGGTATGGTTGGAAGAACCTTTATCAAAATATTAGAAGAAAGAAATTTTCCAGTAAAAAATCTTTACTTATTTGCTTCCTCCAAATCCAAAGGTACAAAACTTAAATTTAGAGACAAAGAATACACTGTTCAAGAATTAACAAAAGATTCTTTCAATGACAATATAGATATAGCATTGTTTTCAGCAGGCAGCGAAGTTAGTAAAAATTTTGCACCTATAGCTAAAGAAAAAGGAGTCATTGTAGTTGATAACAGTAGTGCTTGGAGAATGCACAAAGAAGTTCCTCTAATAGTTCCTGAAGTAAATCCAAATGATATAAGTTGGCACCAAGGAATTATTGCTAATCCAAATTGTTCAACTATACAATGTGTAGTACCACTAAAGCCACTACATGATGCTTTTAAAATAAAAAGAATTGTGTATTCTACTTATCAAGCAGTTTCTGGATCTGGTCTAGGTGGAATTAAAGATCTGGATATGGGACTTGAAGGCAAAAAACCTAAAAAATATCCTCATCCTATCGCATTTAACTGTCTACCTCACATCGATGTATTTCTAGAAAATGGTTATACTAAAGAAGAAATAAAAATGATAGAAGAAACTAAAAAAATATTAAATGATTACAACTTAAAAATTACAGCTACTACTGTCAGAATACCAGTAAGATATGGACACAGTGTATCAGTTAACTTAGAATTCGAAAATTCATTTAAGTTAGATGAAATTTATGAAATACTTAGAGAAGCAAAAGGAGTAATTATACAAGATGATGTAAATAATAATGTTTATCCTATGCCTATAAATGCCGAGGGAACAGATGAAGTATATGTTGGTAGAATAAGAAGAGACTTTAGTGTTGAAAACGGTATTAACTTGTGGGTAGTTGCTGACAATATCAGAAAAGGAGCAGCTACAAATACAGTACAAATCGCTGAATTACTTATCAATCAACTTTAA
- the dapB gene encoding 4-hydroxy-tetrahydrodipicolinate reductase codes for MKIIINGCNGKMGQVLTKQIENDPDLEIVAGIDRAPNKYKNKYPVYKDIFEFKGEANVVIDFSNPYYLPGLLDYCVEKNLPIVIATTGFSNKDYKDIEKSSKKIPIFYSSNMSLGVNVLIKLVKEAARVLAESFDIEIIEKHHNNKVDAPSGTAYMIANKINEELNNSKEYVFGRYTKKEKRNKNEIGIHAIRGGTIVGEHSVIFAGLDEIIEIKHTAMSKNIFAIGAIKAAKFIANKEKGLYSMDDLVIT; via the coding sequence ATGAAAATAATCATTAATGGATGTAATGGTAAAATGGGTCAGGTTCTTACAAAGCAAATTGAAAATGACCCTGATTTAGAGATAGTAGCTGGCATTGACAGAGCTCCAAATAAATATAAAAATAAATATCCTGTTTATAAAGATATTTTTGAATTCAAAGGAGAGGCTAATGTAGTAATTGATTTTTCAAACCCTTACTACCTTCCTGGCTTGTTAGACTATTGCGTGGAAAAAAATCTACCAATTGTTATTGCAACAACTGGTTTTTCTAATAAAGATTATAAAGATATAGAAAAATCATCTAAAAAAATACCTATATTCTACTCTTCCAATATGTCTTTAGGAGTAAATGTTCTAATTAAACTTGTCAAAGAAGCAGCTAGAGTTTTAGCAGAATCTTTCGATATAGAAATTATAGAGAAGCATCATAATAATAAAGTAGATGCTCCAAGTGGAACAGCTTATATGATAGCTAACAAAATTAATGAAGAGTTAAATAATTCTAAAGAATACGTATTTGGAAGATACACAAAAAAAGAAAAAAGAAATAAAAATGAAATCGGAATTCATGCAATAAGAGGAGGTACTATCGTAGGGGAACATTCCGTAATTTTTGCTGGTTTAGATGAAATAATAGAAATAAAGCATACAGCAATGTCAAAAAATATTTTTGCTATAGGAGCTATTAAAGCAGCAAAGTTTATAGCAAATAAAGAAAAAGGACTTTACTCTATGGATGACTTAGTAATAACTTGA
- the dapD gene encoding 2,3,4,5-tetrahydropyridine-2,6-dicarboxylate N-acetyltransferase: MNNTNKKTSKFDLTNPYEIAKFIKEAKKVTPIKAFLKGNMNKIDFNNLKNFGDDNFRIVFCDYEEILPILEKYKEYIQDYHIESDRRNSAIPLLDTKTIQARIEPGAIIRDKVYIGKNAVIMMGAVINIGAEIGENSMIDMNAVVGARGIIGKNVHVGAGAVIAGVLEPPSKTPVIIEDDVLIGANAVILEGVKIGKGAVVAAGSVVTKDVPPNTVVAGIPARVIKEKDEKTIDKVKILEDLRG, encoded by the coding sequence ATGAATAACACAAATAAAAAAACTTCAAAATTTGATTTAACAAATCCTTACGAAATAGCTAAATTCATTAAAGAAGCAAAAAAAGTTACACCTATAAAAGCTTTCTTGAAAGGTAATATGAACAAAATCGATTTTAATAACTTAAAAAACTTTGGAGATGATAATTTCAGAATTGTATTCTGCGATTACGAAGAAATATTACCTATTTTAGAAAAATATAAAGAATATATTCAAGATTACCACATTGAATCAGATAGACGTAATTCAGCAATTCCTCTTTTAGATACAAAAACTATTCAAGCAAGAATCGAACCAGGAGCTATAATCAGAGATAAAGTATACATAGGAAAAAACGCTGTAATTATGATGGGAGCAGTAATCAATATAGGTGCAGAAATTGGCGAAAATTCTATGATTGATATGAATGCTGTTGTAGGTGCAAGAGGAATAATAGGTAAAAACGTACATGTAGGTGCAGGTGCTGTAATAGCCGGTGTACTTGAACCACCTAGCAAAACACCAGTAATTATTGAAGATGATGTCTTAATAGGTGCTAACGCAGTTATTTTAGAAGGAGTTAAAATAGGAAAAGGAGCAGTTGTAGCAGCTGGCTCAGTCGTAACAAAAGATGTTCCTCCTAATACAGTAGTAGCAGGTATACCTGCAAGAGTTATTAAAGAAAAAGATGAAAAAACTATTGATAAAGTAAAAATACTTGAAGATTTAAGAGGATAA